One window of Pseudomonas urmiensis genomic DNA carries:
- a CDS encoding YqgE/AlgH family protein, translating into MKTLTPSYLKHQFLIAMPHMADPNFAQTLTYIVEHNANGAMGLVVNRPQELNLADILEQLRPDDEAPASTLQIPIYQGGPVQTDRGFVLHTPERSFQATIELDGLSLSTSQDVLFAIAEGNGPKQSLITLGYAGWEAGQLEAELADNAWLNCPFDAEIIFGLASEQRLEAAAALLGINLSLLTSQAGHA; encoded by the coding sequence ATGAAAACCCTCACGCCGAGTTACCTCAAGCATCAGTTCCTGATCGCCATGCCGCACATGGCCGATCCGAACTTTGCCCAGACCCTGACCTACATCGTCGAGCACAACGCCAATGGCGCCATGGGCCTGGTGGTCAACCGGCCCCAGGAGCTGAACCTGGCCGACATCCTCGAGCAATTGCGCCCCGACGATGAGGCGCCTGCCAGCACCCTGCAGATCCCGATCTACCAAGGCGGCCCGGTCCAAACCGACCGTGGCTTCGTCCTGCACACCCCGGAGCGCAGCTTCCAGGCCACCATCGAGCTCGACGGCCTGTCGCTGTCCACCTCGCAGGATGTGCTGTTCGCCATCGCTGAAGGCAACGGGCCGAAACAGAGCCTGATTACCTTGGGTTACGCCGGCTGGGAAGCAGGTCAACTGGAAGCTGAGCTGGCCGACAACGCCTGGCTCAACTGCCCGTTCGATGCCGAGATCATCTTTGGCCTGGCCAGCGAGCAGCGCCTGGAAGCTGCCGCTGCACTGCTGGGGATCAACCTCAGCCTGCTGACCAGCCAGGCGGGCCACGCCTGA
- a CDS encoding energy transducer TonB — MTLPADIPADMLPPRVRPADRLGFTLFLAALVHLALILGVGFTVVKPSEIRHTMDITLATFKSEKPPEKADFQAQDNQQGSGTLDKKAVPKTTELAPFQDSKINKVTPPPAAKPETPPAPHKSAVATQASKLHKVEPKPKESKPQPKPAAATPDFDSSQLSSQIASLEAELSNEQQLYAKRPRIHRLNAASTMRDKGAWYKEEWRKKVERVGNLNYPDDARRQQIYGNLRMMVSINRDGSLYEVLVLESSGQPVLDQAAQRIVRLAAPFAPFTGDLAEFDRLEIIRTWRFARGDRLSSN; from the coding sequence ATGACGCTGCCCGCCGACATCCCTGCCGACATGCTGCCACCCCGCGTTCGCCCGGCGGACCGGCTCGGCTTTACCCTGTTCCTGGCTGCCCTGGTGCACCTGGCGCTGATCCTTGGCGTCGGCTTTACCGTGGTCAAGCCCAGTGAAATCCGCCACACCATGGACATCACCCTGGCCACCTTCAAGAGCGAAAAGCCGCCCGAGAAGGCCGACTTCCAGGCCCAGGACAATCAGCAAGGCAGCGGCACCCTGGACAAGAAGGCGGTGCCCAAGACCACCGAACTTGCACCGTTCCAGGACAGCAAGATCAACAAGGTCACCCCGCCCCCTGCGGCCAAGCCCGAGACCCCGCCGGCGCCACACAAGTCCGCGGTGGCCACGCAGGCGAGCAAGCTGCACAAGGTCGAGCCCAAGCCCAAGGAAAGCAAGCCACAGCCCAAGCCTGCCGCGGCCACGCCCGACTTCGACAGCTCGCAGCTGTCCAGCCAGATCGCCAGCCTTGAGGCAGAGCTGTCCAACGAACAACAGCTGTATGCCAAGCGCCCGCGCATCCACCGCCTCAATGCCGCCTCGACCATGCGCGACAAAGGCGCCTGGTACAAAGAGGAATGGCGCAAGAAGGTCGAGCGGGTCGGCAACCTCAATTATCCCGACGATGCCCGCCGCCAGCAGATCTACGGCAATCTGCGCATGATGGTGTCGATCAACCGCGATGGCTCGCTGTATGAGGTGTTGGTCCTGGAGTCGTCCGGCCAACCGGTGCTCGACCAGGCTGCCCAACGCATTGTGCGCCTGGCGGCGCCATTTGCGCCGTTTACCGGGGATCTGGCCGAGTTCGATCGCCTGGAGATCATCCGCACCTGGCGCTTTGCCCGCGGCGACCGCTTGTCGAGCAATTAG